One Deinococcus aquaedulcis genomic window carries:
- a CDS encoding SRPBCC domain-containing protein yields the protein MTSAAPTLTHRIEQDKELVLERTFQAPRDLVFQAFTTPEHLRQWWGPRGWTLIHNDLDLRPGGRWHYCMKCEDKNQGDFYGMESWGLAVYDEIRAPEELVYTDYFSDAEGTINDALPATRSVVTFEDLGGATRVVSRSAYATPEALKAVLDMGMLQGISETWDRLAEHLAER from the coding sequence ATGACCAGCGCTGCCCCCACCCTGACCCACCGGATTGAACAAGACAAGGAACTTGTGCTGGAGCGCACCTTCCAGGCTCCGCGTGACCTGGTGTTCCAGGCCTTCACCACGCCCGAGCACCTGCGCCAGTGGTGGGGCCCGCGTGGCTGGACCCTCATCCACAACGATCTGGACCTGCGCCCCGGGGGCCGCTGGCACTACTGCATGAAGTGTGAGGACAAGAACCAGGGCGACTTCTACGGCATGGAATCCTGGGGGCTGGCCGTTTACGACGAAATTCGCGCGCCCGAAGAGCTGGTCTACACCGACTATTTCTCGGACGCTGAGGGCACCATCAACGACGCCCTGCCCGCCACCCGCAGCGTGGTGACCTTTGAAGACCTGGGCGGCGCCACCCGCGTGGTCAGCCGCTCTGCCTACGCCACCCCCGAAGCCCTGAAGGCCGTGCTGGACATGGGCATGCTCCAGGGCATCTCGGAGACCTGGGACCGCCTGGCCGAACATCTGGCAGAAAGGTAA
- a CDS encoding ArsR/SmtB family transcription factor gives MAYLVQQKEVSAVKVNPHTFQALADPHRLQMVELLRHAPLTVGELAGRLGLRQPQASKHLKVLSDAGLVELRPQANRRICHLRPEPFQALDDWLGTFQQLWEDRFDRLDAYLQQLQASSTDAPQSTTQDPKGETP, from the coding sequence ATGGCATACTTGGTTCAGCAGAAGGAGGTGAGTGCAGTCAAGGTCAATCCGCATACCTTTCAGGCCCTCGCTGATCCGCACCGGCTGCAGATGGTGGAACTGCTCCGGCATGCCCCGCTGACCGTGGGCGAACTGGCCGGGCGGCTTGGCCTGCGGCAACCCCAGGCTTCCAAGCACCTGAAGGTCCTGAGTGACGCCGGACTGGTGGAACTGCGCCCACAGGCCAACCGCCGTATCTGTCACCTGCGCCCCGAACCGTTTCAGGCCCTGGACGACTGGCTGGGCACCTTCCAGCAGCTCTGGGAAGACCGCTTCGACCGACTGGACGCCTACCTTCAGCAGCTGCAGGCCTCATCTACCGACGCCCCCCAGTCCACCACCCAGGACCCCAAAGGAGAGACCCCATGA
- the trhO gene encoding oxygen-dependent tRNA uridine(34) hydroxylase TrhO, whose amino-acid sequence MSAVPAAPFVVAALYQFRTVPDPAALQGRLLALGQEEGLCGTLIVAHEGLNGTVAGSRKGIDRLRAFLHAEGFDRLEDKESQATERPFKRFKVRLKAEIVTMGVPVEPTSQAGQYVAPQDWNALIAAPDVVVIDTRNRYEVKAGTFEGAVNPDIDSFREFPAWLDAHAHELAGKRVAMFCTGGIRCEKSTSLLRARGYSDVFHLQGGILKYLEDVPEADSRWQGECFVFDGRVTVGHGLKEGDTTMCHSCGWPLTPEEREHGHYEEGVSCEHCFEQTTAAQKAAFRDRQRLYDAQAT is encoded by the coding sequence ATGTCTGCTGTTCCTGCCGCGCCCTTTGTTGTTGCCGCCCTGTACCAGTTCCGCACCGTGCCCGACCCGGCCGCGCTGCAGGGGCGGCTGCTGGCGCTGGGCCAGGAAGAAGGGCTGTGCGGCACGCTGATCGTAGCCCACGAGGGCCTGAATGGCACCGTGGCGGGCAGCCGTAAGGGGATTGACCGCCTGCGCGCCTTCTTGCACGCCGAGGGGTTTGACCGGCTGGAAGACAAGGAATCCCAGGCCACCGAGCGGCCCTTTAAACGCTTCAAGGTGCGCCTGAAAGCGGAAATCGTAACGATGGGCGTGCCGGTGGAACCCACCTCGCAGGCCGGGCAGTACGTGGCGCCCCAGGACTGGAACGCCCTGATTGCCGCGCCGGACGTGGTGGTGATTGACACCCGCAACCGCTACGAGGTGAAGGCCGGCACCTTTGAAGGCGCGGTGAATCCTGACATTGACTCCTTCCGTGAGTTCCCGGCGTGGCTGGACGCCCACGCGCACGAGTTGGCGGGCAAACGCGTGGCGATGTTCTGCACGGGCGGCATTCGCTGCGAGAAAAGCACCAGCCTGCTGCGGGCGCGCGGCTACAGCGACGTGTTTCACTTGCAGGGCGGCATCCTGAAGTATCTGGAGGACGTGCCCGAAGCCGACAGCCGCTGGCAGGGCGAATGCTTTGTGTTCGACGGCCGCGTGACGGTGGGCCACGGCCTGAAGGAAGGCGACACCACCATGTGCCACTCCTGCGGCTGGCCCCTGACCCCCGAGGAACGCGAGCATGGCCACTACGAAGAGGGCGTGAGCTGCGAGCACTGCTTTGAGCAGACCACCGCCGCGCAGAAGGCGGCCTTCCGTGACCGTCAGCGCTTGTACGACGCGCAAGCGACATGA
- a CDS encoding DEAD/DEAH box helicase — MTVAAPNLAKLLPAAPPGNLLLLPQVARAALFAAFPGPAVLLTTPDRLGSYVTAGVLGAPITVNPGLRDWDARHEHVVLDVNTALDLFPSRPEDHALTLKVGSSYPRESLLDRLERLGYERGEEPGFEIKGDTLELRLAAGSGLPAEAEEGLWVRAEFFGDELDTLRLMKPGELTGEKAQSFTLEPTADYLTEVKWDATRLELLPGRVFLDSPEFYASALGVLTDTLWPKLAGREVTSFGRSPLDLPDLDTGLLTLPFYRARLKDLERDVDEWRAAGYRVLILVRHDRTASYLADKLLNTHEIPWLKIARVAEGGLGFLRAGGEGGFVIPEHKTVVLTEDLIYGFQGGSALRGKRLSGKPVTDALGLHVGDYLIHPEHGIGQFEGLETRKVLGVTRDYLNLTYRGGARLSVPIEQLPVLRRHPGTTDDPPTLSSFDKKDWAKAKEKARKNAEEVAAKLLVQYAARQVTPGNAFPAQPEWDEQVEANFKFELTADQKTALKETMRDLEKPNPADRLISGDVGFGKTEVALRAAHRVVGHGKQVAVLVPTTLLAEQHTSTFVERFKGLPVRVEGLSRFTSPQQARSILADTAKGKVDILIGTHRLLSGDVQFRDLGLIIVDEEHRFGVGQKEKLRALRGLPETAKDGKIEIPEDVKAVDTLALSATPIPRTLYMSMVGLRDMSSIQTPPKGRKPIQTVLAPFDPITVRDAILSEIERGGKVFYIHDRIASIGARSLYLRNLVPEARIGVAHGRMNEEELEEIMLGFEQGAFDVLLATTIVETGLDIPEANTILIERSDRLGLAQLYQLRGRVGRRAQTAYAYLFYPPRMTENAQRRLWAIADLQDLGSGHLLAEKDMEIRGVGNILGEEQHGHVQAVSIDVYTELLAEAVAKLKGEKMEAPVNIAIDLPIDARLSPEYFDGDEEARIATYGRLSESRTLQAISRVERDLRKKYGPPSPEVQNFIDLAKLRLTAAAKRVLTIGETMTHLQVTFAYKSLDYDAPGLRRYPHKTEVQTFPPSVKLEKRGIKPDDYARTLIDLLGYFG; from the coding sequence GTGACTGTCGCTGCACCCAATCTGGCCAAACTGCTGCCCGCCGCCCCGCCCGGAAACCTGCTGCTGTTGCCGCAGGTGGCGCGGGCGGCGCTGTTTGCAGCGTTTCCTGGCCCAGCGGTGCTGCTGACCACCCCGGATCGATTGGGCAGCTATGTGACCGCTGGGGTGCTGGGCGCCCCCATCACCGTGAACCCGGGCCTGCGCGACTGGGACGCCCGCCACGAGCACGTGGTGCTGGACGTGAACACGGCGCTGGACCTGTTTCCCTCGCGCCCCGAGGACCACGCCCTGACCCTGAAAGTGGGCAGCAGCTACCCGCGCGAAAGTCTGCTGGACCGCCTGGAGCGCCTGGGCTACGAACGCGGCGAAGAACCCGGCTTTGAAATCAAGGGCGATACGCTGGAACTGCGCCTGGCCGCAGGCTCTGGCCTGCCCGCCGAGGCCGAAGAAGGGCTGTGGGTGCGTGCCGAGTTCTTTGGCGACGAACTGGACACCCTGCGCCTGATGAAGCCCGGCGAGCTGACCGGCGAAAAAGCCCAGAGCTTCACCCTGGAACCCACCGCCGACTACCTGACAGAAGTGAAATGGGACGCCACCCGCCTGGAACTGCTGCCTGGGCGCGTGTTTCTGGACTCGCCGGAGTTCTACGCCTCGGCGCTGGGGGTGTTGACCGACACCCTGTGGCCGAAACTGGCCGGGCGCGAGGTCACCAGTTTTGGCCGCTCGCCCCTGGACCTGCCGGACCTGGACACCGGCCTGCTGACCCTGCCCTTTTACCGCGCCCGCTTGAAGGACCTGGAACGCGACGTGGACGAGTGGCGCGCGGCAGGCTACCGGGTGCTGATTCTGGTGCGCCACGACCGCACCGCCTCGTACCTGGCCGACAAGCTGCTGAACACCCACGAGATTCCCTGGCTGAAGATCGCCCGCGTGGCCGAAGGTGGCCTGGGGTTCCTGCGCGCTGGGGGCGAGGGCGGCTTCGTCATTCCCGAGCACAAGACGGTGGTGCTCACCGAGGACCTGATTTACGGGTTCCAGGGCGGCAGCGCGCTGCGCGGCAAGCGCCTGAGCGGCAAGCCCGTCACCGACGCCCTGGGCCTGCACGTGGGTGACTACCTGATTCATCCCGAACACGGCATCGGGCAGTTTGAGGGGCTGGAGACGCGCAAGGTGCTGGGGGTCACACGCGATTACCTGAACCTTACCTACCGGGGCGGTGCCCGCCTGAGCGTGCCTATTGAGCAGCTGCCCGTGCTGCGCCGCCACCCCGGTACCACGGATGACCCGCCCACCCTAAGCTCCTTTGACAAGAAAGACTGGGCCAAGGCCAAGGAAAAGGCCCGCAAGAACGCCGAGGAGGTGGCGGCCAAGCTGCTGGTGCAGTACGCCGCGCGGCAGGTCACGCCCGGTAACGCCTTCCCCGCGCAGCCCGAATGGGACGAGCAGGTGGAAGCCAACTTCAAGTTCGAGCTGACCGCCGACCAGAAAACCGCGCTGAAAGAAACCATGCGCGATCTGGAAAAGCCTAACCCCGCCGACCGCCTGATTTCGGGCGATGTGGGCTTCGGCAAGACCGAGGTGGCCCTGCGCGCCGCGCACCGCGTGGTGGGGCACGGCAAACAGGTGGCGGTGCTGGTGCCCACAACCCTGCTGGCCGAGCAGCACACCTCCACCTTCGTGGAGCGGTTCAAGGGCCTGCCGGTGCGGGTGGAGGGCCTGTCGCGCTTTACCAGCCCCCAGCAGGCGAGGAGCATCCTGGCCGACACGGCCAAGGGCAAGGTGGACATTCTGATCGGCACCCACCGCCTGCTGAGCGGCGACGTGCAATTTCGCGACCTGGGCCTGATTATCGTGGACGAGGAACACCGCTTTGGCGTGGGCCAGAAGGAAAAACTGCGGGCTCTGCGCGGCCTGCCGGAAACCGCCAAGGACGGCAAGATCGAGATTCCTGAGGACGTAAAGGCCGTGGACACGCTGGCCCTGTCCGCCACGCCCATTCCGCGCACCCTGTACATGAGCATGGTGGGCCTGCGCGACATGAGCTCCATTCAGACGCCGCCCAAGGGCCGCAAGCCCATTCAGACGGTGCTGGCACCCTTTGACCCGATCACGGTGCGTGACGCGATCCTCAGCGAGATTGAACGGGGCGGCAAGGTCTTTTACATCCATGACCGCATTGCCAGCATCGGCGCACGCAGCCTGTACCTGCGCAACCTCGTGCCCGAAGCGCGCATTGGCGTGGCGCACGGGCGCATGAACGAGGAAGAGCTGGAAGAGATCATGCTGGGCTTTGAGCAGGGCGCCTTTGACGTGCTGCTAGCGACCACCATTGTGGAAACCGGCCTGGACATCCCCGAGGCCAACACGATTCTGATTGAGCGCAGTGACCGCCTGGGTCTGGCCCAGCTGTACCAGCTGCGTGGCCGCGTGGGCCGCCGCGCCCAGACCGCCTACGCCTACCTGTTCTATCCGCCCCGCATGACCGAAAACGCCCAGCGCCGCCTGTGGGCCATTGCGGACCTGCAAGACCTCGGATCCGGGCACCTGCTGGCCGAAAAGGACATGGAAATTCGCGGCGTGGGCAACATTCTGGGCGAGGAGCAGCACGGGCATGTGCAGGCCGTCAGCATCGACGTGTACACCGAACTGCTGGCCGAAGCGGTGGCCAAGCTCAAGGGCGAGAAGATGGAAGCGCCCGTCAACATTGCCATCGACCTGCCCATCGACGCCCGCCTGAGCCCCGAGTATTTCGACGGCGACGAGGAAGCGCGCATTGCCACCTATGGCCGCCTGAGCGAGAGCCGCACCCTCCAGGCCATTTCCCGTGTGGAGCGCGACCTGCGCAAAAAGTACGGCCCGCCCAGCCCCGAAGTGCAGAACTTTATTGACCTCGCCAAGTTGAGGCTGACGGCCGCCGCCAAGCGCGTGCTGACCATTGGCGAAACCATGACGCACCTGCAGGTCACCTTTGCCTACAAGAGCCTGGATTACGACGCGCCCGGCTTGAGGCGCTACCCGCACAAGACCGAGGTGCAGACCTTTCCGCCCAGCGTGAAGCTGGAGAAGCGGGGCATCAAGCCGGACGATTACGCAAGGACCTTGATCGACCTGCTGGGCTACTTTGGCTGA
- a CDS encoding C39 family peptidase produces MKRLVLATALVGASLSACSSEAKAVLPASLTLTGVGHDAQSLNNCGPVTASIVLGYYGRKVTQAQAAAALKDHSKDVEVSTQEVAAYLERNGLKTLIRYAGTPGQVRALLAAKIPVVVQQRLKVGDNTAHFRTVYGYTPQGFVSSDSLLGPKLSLSEGRFLELWDYYNGEYLVAYPPQREAEVKAILGRDWDEAANWARLRDEMTARTQKGTATAFDWWGLGQARLALGQAQEAAQAFDRAVQIGVPLQYHWYRQGAMLAWNRTGQAEKTREIGQRILAKQPGIKEVEALLAAADAN; encoded by the coding sequence ATGAAACGGCTTGTTCTGGCAACGGCACTGGTGGGCGCTTCCCTGTCAGCCTGTTCCTCAGAGGCTAAAGCCGTCCTGCCGGCCAGCCTCACCCTGACTGGAGTAGGGCACGACGCGCAGAGCCTGAACAACTGCGGCCCCGTCACGGCCAGCATTGTGCTGGGCTACTACGGCCGCAAGGTCACCCAGGCGCAGGCAGCAGCGGCCCTTAAAGACCACAGCAAGGACGTGGAGGTCTCCACGCAGGAGGTGGCTGCCTATCTGGAGCGCAACGGCCTGAAGACCCTGATCCGGTACGCAGGCACGCCTGGGCAGGTGCGTGCGCTGCTGGCGGCCAAAATCCCCGTGGTGGTGCAGCAGCGGCTGAAGGTGGGCGACAATACCGCGCACTTCCGCACGGTGTACGGTTACACGCCGCAGGGCTTTGTCAGCAGCGATTCCCTGCTGGGGCCCAAACTGTCGCTGAGCGAAGGCCGTTTTCTGGAGCTGTGGGACTACTACAACGGCGAGTACCTGGTGGCCTACCCTCCGCAGCGCGAAGCGGAAGTGAAAGCCATTCTGGGCCGGGACTGGGATGAAGCGGCCAACTGGGCCCGGCTGCGCGATGAGATGACAGCCCGCACGCAGAAAGGCACGGCCACTGCGTTCGACTGGTGGGGCCTGGGCCAGGCCCGGCTGGCCCTGGGGCAGGCGCAGGAGGCCGCGCAGGCGTTTGACCGCGCGGTGCAGATTGGGGTGCCGCTGCAGTACCACTGGTACCGGCAGGGCGCCATGCTCGCCTGGAACCGCACCGGGCAGGCAGAGAAAACACGTGAGATTGGGCAGCGCATCCTGGCAAAGCAGCCGGGCATCAAGGAGGTCGAAGCGCTGCTGGCGGCGGCTGACGCGAACTAA
- a CDS encoding DUF305 domain-containing protein: protein MKRRVALGVLALLLGSGGLLLAQPRPAAPTTDSPEAQFVRHMIVHHEQALGLSAPMLRRSGDRSLRSVALDITLGQQEQLRQMRAWLAGWGLSPRPRPTPAQARGMGMASVDDIEALSFLPLPQAEASFLRLMIRHHQGAVGMSEALQDSPQPNVRRLARQVLATQQGEIATMQSLLRARGEVQKMAPAQAAPGHQH from the coding sequence ATGAAGCGGCGCGTGGCGCTGGGGGTGCTGGCACTGCTGCTGGGAAGCGGCGGCCTGCTACTCGCCCAGCCCAGACCCGCCGCGCCCACCACCGACAGCCCGGAAGCCCAGTTTGTGCGCCACATGATTGTCCACCACGAGCAGGCGCTGGGGCTGAGCGCGCCCATGCTGAGGCGTTCGGGGGACCGTTCGCTCCGCTCGGTGGCACTGGATATCACGCTGGGGCAGCAAGAACAGTTGCGCCAGATGCGGGCGTGGCTGGCGGGCTGGGGCCTCTCCCCCCGGCCGCGCCCCACCCCAGCGCAGGCGCGCGGCATGGGCATGGCCTCCGTAGACGACATAGAGGCGCTGTCTTTCCTCCCGCTGCCCCAGGCCGAAGCCTCGTTCCTGCGGCTGATGATTCGCCACCACCAGGGCGCGGTGGGCATGAGTGAAGCCCTGCAAGACAGCCCGCAGCCCAATGTGCGCCGTCTGGCCCGGCAGGTGTTGGCTACGCAACAGGGCGAGATCGCCACGATGCAGAGCCTGCTCCGGGCAAGGGGCGAGGTCCAGAAAATGGCCCCAGCGCAGGCTGCACCGGGGCATCAGCACTGA
- a CDS encoding choice-of-anchor I family protein, whose protein sequence is MTRLAALPAALALTALLSACVPPAAPELPLLTTLNFTAYDAQQATLGLRAGKSQKLSLDAEPEYIAVSADSRRAYVTLQESNAVATVDLTRGEIVALKSLGYKNHTLAANAFDASDRDGGVNLKTWPVLGAYMPDAIASLSVGGRTYLLTANEGDTRDYGAAYLDEVKVSGLTLDAAAFPNGAALKADAALGRLVVSKPDADTDGDGDADRLVAFGARSLSVWNADLGLVADTGNLFEAKTAELSASSFNSNGTASTFDTRSDNKGPEPEGVATGVVAGRTLAFVGLERTGGLMVLDVSTPAAPAFVDYRHTVTPAADPKSGLAGDLAPEGLLFIPAADSPSGKALLVASHEVSGSVTVYAVEDSGKLTLAGRYQANPYAYDQGVAEISAYDKGSKQLFVVNGGTGSLDILNLADVAQPRFVKSVSLSAYGRSANSVAVSGGVVAVAVEASTKTDPGKVAFLNPDGTERAPAIAVGAQPDMLTFSPDGKLLLVANEGEPSADYSVDPAGSVSLINVNMALTAR, encoded by the coding sequence GTGACCCGACTTGCCGCGCTGCCTGCCGCCCTTGCCCTCACGGCCCTGCTGTCCGCCTGCGTGCCGCCCGCCGCGCCCGAGCTGCCGCTGCTGACCACCCTGAACTTCACCGCTTACGATGCCCAGCAGGCCACGTTGGGATTGCGCGCCGGTAAGAGCCAGAAGCTCTCGCTGGACGCCGAACCCGAATACATTGCGGTGAGTGCCGACAGCCGCCGGGCGTATGTGACCCTGCAGGAAAGCAATGCAGTTGCCACCGTGGACCTGACGCGCGGCGAAATCGTGGCCCTGAAATCGCTGGGGTACAAGAACCACACCCTGGCCGCCAACGCTTTTGACGCCAGCGACAGGGACGGCGGCGTCAACCTGAAGACCTGGCCGGTGCTGGGTGCGTACATGCCCGATGCCATCGCCAGTCTCTCGGTGGGGGGCCGCACCTACCTGCTCACCGCCAACGAGGGCGACACCCGTGATTACGGCGCAGCCTATCTGGACGAGGTGAAGGTCTCGGGCCTGACATTGGACGCGGCGGCGTTTCCCAACGGGGCCGCGCTGAAAGCCGACGCCGCGCTGGGTCGCCTGGTGGTCAGCAAGCCCGACGCCGACACCGATGGGGACGGCGACGCCGACCGCCTGGTGGCTTTTGGTGCCCGCAGCCTGAGCGTCTGGAATGCCGACCTGGGGCTGGTGGCCGACACCGGCAACCTCTTTGAAGCCAAAACCGCCGAGCTGAGTGCTTCCAGCTTTAACAGCAACGGCACCGCCAGCACCTTCGACACCCGCAGCGACAACAAGGGCCCAGAGCCTGAAGGCGTGGCCACGGGTGTGGTGGCCGGCCGCACGCTGGCCTTTGTGGGCCTGGAGCGTACGGGCGGCCTCATGGTGCTGGACGTGAGTACGCCCGCCGCCCCAGCGTTCGTGGATTACCGCCACACGGTGACGCCGGCCGCCGACCCGAAAAGCGGCCTGGCGGGCGACCTCGCCCCCGAAGGGCTGCTGTTCATTCCTGCTGCCGACAGCCCCAGCGGCAAAGCCCTGCTGGTGGCCAGCCACGAGGTCAGCGGCAGCGTGACCGTGTACGCCGTGGAAGACAGCGGCAAGCTGACCCTGGCGGGCCGGTATCAGGCGAACCCCTATGCCTACGACCAGGGTGTGGCCGAAATCAGCGCCTACGACAAGGGAAGCAAGCAGCTGTTCGTGGTGAATGGGGGCACAGGCAGCCTGGACATACTGAACCTGGCCGACGTGGCCCAGCCCCGGTTCGTGAAGTCGGTCAGTCTGAGTGCTTACGGCCGCAGTGCCAACAGCGTGGCGGTGTCGGGTGGCGTGGTGGCGGTGGCCGTGGAGGCATCCACCAAGACCGACCCGGGCAAGGTGGCCTTCCTCAACCCTGACGGCACCGAGCGCGCCCCCGCCATTGCTGTGGGTGCCCAGCCCGACATGCTGACCTTCTCGCCCGACGGCAAGCTCCTGCTGGTGGCGAACGAGGGCGAACCCAGCGCCGATTACAGCGTGGACCCAGCCGGCAGCGTGAGCCTGATCAATGTAAATATGGCGCTGACGGCGCGCTAA
- a CDS encoding ABC-F family ATP-binding cassette domain-containing protein, whose translation MPTLLTASNLTLRYGERAVLDGVSLTVADGERLALLGRNGAGKTTLLRVLTGELVPEDGEVWQEEGLRLAVLAQHHIHPSGLTVRALLEAAHPYRDLETEALALEANLGDPETLAAWSALHARLQAADAYRWPARAARVLGMLDLTRFLGREAATLSGGEKTRLALALALASEPDLLLLDEPTNHLDIRMREWLEGYLRDFRGGVVLTSHDRDFLDAVATRSLWLEDGEAAPYPGGYSRARAVRDLERRTQTRAARLGEQEAARLAGSVDTLDRWGRRSRALKTRAERVAVPEAPLPERQIRMRLLSGTARAPLVAWGQHLSKTYGERAVLRGAAFRLRQGDRVALMGANGTGKTTLMRLLSGELHPDPPTADPLTGERGPEPLLRVANGVTVASLDQTWHGLTPGEGLHAQFERRFGRQANALLGRAGFGAADWPKFPEELSGGERARAGLALVSGLRADLLLLDEPTNHLDVEALQALEGAVQGYGGAVVIVTHDRRFAREVATRLWLIEDGTLREVGGWGSREYLDPAATLQGDPPPLPPPPTPRQRLPVLEAQLGTIRAELDRPPGTLTGREEARLRAQAHALQQTLYSLYAQVWEAPQYDAQVREPPLTVRAQRFGEEGGMFWAAHNEGCAHLAWDGYTLRWNGEPPAWYGAALLGGTLRILFEHWNVGRVELGDDGLRLTRRAYFERLGLVPVRRP comes from the coding sequence GTGCCCACGCTGCTCACCGCGTCCAACCTCACGCTGCGCTACGGCGAGCGGGCCGTGCTGGACGGCGTATCGCTGACCGTGGCAGACGGCGAGCGGCTGGCCCTGCTGGGGCGCAACGGGGCCGGAAAAACCACGCTGCTGCGCGTGCTGACCGGCGAACTGGTCCCCGAGGACGGCGAGGTCTGGCAAGAGGAAGGGCTGCGGCTGGCGGTGCTGGCCCAGCACCACATCCACCCCAGCGGTCTGACGGTGCGGGCGCTGCTGGAAGCCGCGCACCCGTACCGCGACCTGGAAACCGAAGCCCTGGCCCTGGAAGCCAACCTGGGCGACCCCGAAACGCTCGCTGCCTGGAGCGCGCTGCATGCCCGCCTGCAGGCCGCCGACGCCTACCGCTGGCCGGCGCGGGCCGCCCGCGTGCTGGGCATGCTGGACCTCACGCGCTTTCTGGGCCGCGAGGCCGCCACGCTGTCGGGCGGAGAAAAGACCCGTTTGGCGCTGGCCCTGGCCCTGGCCAGCGAGCCCGACCTGCTGCTGCTCGACGAGCCCACCAACCACCTCGACATCCGCATGCGCGAGTGGCTGGAGGGGTACTTGCGCGACTTCCGGGGCGGCGTGGTGCTCACCAGCCACGACCGCGATTTTCTGGATGCGGTAGCCACGCGCAGTCTGTGGCTGGAAGACGGGGAGGCCGCGCCCTACCCGGGCGGCTATTCACGGGCGCGGGCCGTGCGCGACCTGGAACGGCGCACCCAGACCCGCGCGGCCCGACTGGGCGAGCAGGAAGCGGCGCGGCTGGCGGGCAGTGTGGACACCCTGGACCGCTGGGGCCGGCGCTCGCGCGCCCTGAAAACCCGTGCCGAACGGGTGGCGGTCCCCGAAGCCCCGCTGCCCGAACGACAGATTCGCATGCGGCTGCTCTCGGGTACGGCCCGCGCGCCGCTGGTGGCCTGGGGGCAGCACCTGTCCAAGACCTATGGCGAGCGCGCCGTGCTGCGGGGCGCCGCCTTTCGCCTGCGCCAGGGGGACCGCGTGGCCCTGATGGGCGCCAACGGCACCGGCAAAACGACCCTGATGCGCCTGCTCTCGGGTGAACTGCACCCCGACCCGCCCACAGCCGACCCCCTGACCGGCGAGCGCGGCCCCGAACCGCTGTTGCGGGTGGCGAATGGCGTGACCGTGGCCAGCCTGGACCAGACATGGCATGGCCTGACCCCCGGCGAGGGCCTGCACGCGCAGTTCGAGCGCCGCTTTGGCCGGCAGGCCAACGCCCTGCTGGGCCGCGCCGGCTTTGGGGCGGCCGATTGGCCCAAATTCCCCGAGGAACTCTCGGGCGGCGAACGGGCGCGCGCCGGGCTGGCGCTGGTCAGTGGTCTGCGCGCCGACCTGCTGCTACTGGACGAACCCACCAATCACCTAGACGTGGAGGCGCTGCAGGCCCTGGAAGGCGCGGTGCAGGGCTACGGCGGCGCCGTGGTGATCGTGACCCACGACCGCCGCTTTGCCCGCGAGGTCGCCACTCGGCTGTGGCTGATCGAGGACGGAACGCTGCGCGAGGTGGGAGGTTGGGGCAGCCGCGAGTATCTGGACCCAGCAGCCACCTTGCAGGGCGACCCGCCGCCGCTCCCACCACCCCCCACGCCCCGACAGCGCCTGCCTGTCCTGGAAGCGCAACTGGGGACCATCCGCGCCGAACTGGACCGCCCCCCCGGTACCCTGACGGGCCGCGAGGAAGCCCGCCTGCGCGCCCAGGCCCACGCGCTGCAGCAGACGCTGTATAGCCTGTATGCCCAGGTCTGGGAAGCCCCCCAGTACGACGCCCAGGTGCGCGAGCCCCCGCTGACTGTGCGGGCGCAGCGCTTTGGCGAGGAGGGTGGGATGTTCTGGGCTGCGCACAACGAGGGCTGCGCGCACCTTGCCTGGGACGGCTACACCCTGCGCTGGAACGGCGAGCCGCCCGCTTGGTACGGCGCCGCCCTGCTGGGCGGGACGCTGCGCATTCTGTTTGAGCACTGGAATGTGGGCCGCGTGGAACTGGGTGATGACGGTTTGCGGCTGACCCGCCGCGCGTATTTCGAGCGGCTGGGGTTGGTCCCGGTGCGCCGCCCTTGA